In Desertibacillus haloalkaliphilus, a single genomic region encodes these proteins:
- a CDS encoding CidA/LrgA family protein produces MTLIRICIHISVLYGFYFIGSWIQQRFDLFIPGSIIGMLLLLVLFATRLLPTRWIEEGTTLLLRHMPLLFLPVTVGVLNYLDLFAGSGILLVFIALFSTLLVMVASGLTSQWLAVRKERSQTIKKEHREQKITTGM; encoded by the coding sequence ATGACATTGATCAGGATTTGTATCCATATTAGCGTTTTGTACGGATTTTATTTTATTGGTTCTTGGATCCAACAGCGCTTTGACTTATTTATCCCAGGGAGTATTATTGGAATGTTACTCCTACTCGTGCTATTTGCCACGAGGCTACTACCAACAAGGTGGATCGAAGAGGGGACGACGCTCTTATTGCGTCATATGCCATTATTGTTTTTGCCGGTGACAGTTGGAGTGTTAAATTATTTAGATTTATTTGCTGGGTCAGGAATTTTGCTCGTTTTCATAGCTCTCTTCAGTACGTTGTTGGTCATGGTCGCCTCAGGCCTGACAAGTCAATGGTTAGCAGTGAGAAAAGAACGCTCGCAGACGATTAAGAAGGAGCACAGAGAGCAAAAAATCACGACAGGAATGTAG
- the thpR gene encoding RNA 2',3'-cyclic phosphodiesterase translates to MTNQKTHFFLALPLAIDVRESLARWSQQLAENVRFKTWVHPADLHITLAFLGHAEFPAINALKKQLTPVIAGHQSFSLAVDQLGTFGSKTSPRILWAGLNYDQALLDLQRDVRDVCNEIGFQLDQRPYRPHITLARRWLGDERFTNDELMKSMRPHDGVYEWQVREAVLYQTHMRRTPKYQPLTIFQLGQ, encoded by the coding sequence GTGACGAATCAAAAGACGCATTTTTTTCTCGCACTTCCACTTGCCATCGATGTTCGTGAATCACTTGCTCGCTGGTCACAGCAATTAGCAGAAAACGTTCGGTTTAAAACATGGGTTCACCCCGCTGATTTGCATATTACCCTTGCCTTTCTTGGCCATGCTGAATTTCCAGCGATTAATGCTTTAAAAAAGCAGCTAACACCAGTGATTGCTGGTCATCAGTCGTTTTCTTTGGCTGTTGATCAGTTAGGAACGTTTGGATCAAAAACTAGTCCACGAATTTTATGGGCAGGTCTTAACTATGATCAAGCGCTATTAGATTTACAAAGAGATGTTCGTGATGTTTGCAATGAGATAGGATTTCAGCTTGATCAACGTCCTTATCGTCCACATATTACGTTAGCAAGGCGCTGGCTGGGGGATGAAAGGTTTACAAACGACGAGTTGATGAAGAGCATGCGCCCTCATGATGGTGTGTACGAATGGCAAGTGCGTGAAGCTGTTTTGTATCAAACACATATGCGCCGTACACCTAAATATCAGCCGTTAACAATTTTCCAATTAGGACAGTAA
- the cysK gene encoding cysteine synthase A encodes MRVVNNIAELIGQTPLLKLNRVPDPNGAAVYLKLEMNNPSGSVKDRAAYNMIIQAEKDGHLKPGATIIEPTSGNTGIGLAMNASARGYRSILVMPDTMSQERINLLKAYGADVVLTEGDKKMPGAIEKAHELTKEIENSYMPMQFENDANPDAHRATTAVEIKESLDSIGKPLGAFVAASGTGGTITGTGEELRKFYPEATVHVVEPAGSPVLSGGKPGPHKLVGTSPGFVPPILNEEVYNEILKIEDDDAYRAARDLARLEGLLVGPSSGAAAFAAMEVAKTLSPDQAVVAIACDTGERYLSTDLFVFEE; translated from the coding sequence ATGCGAGTCGTAAATAATATCGCTGAACTGATTGGACAAACTCCATTGCTCAAATTAAATCGAGTTCCAGATCCAAACGGAGCAGCTGTTTATTTAAAATTAGAAATGAATAACCCTAGTGGCAGTGTTAAAGACCGCGCCGCTTACAATATGATCATTCAAGCTGAGAAAGACGGCCATTTAAAGCCAGGAGCAACGATTATTGAACCGACTTCTGGTAATACAGGGATTGGGCTGGCGATGAACGCATCCGCCCGCGGTTATCGTTCGATCCTCGTTATGCCTGATACGATGTCACAAGAGCGAATCAACCTTCTCAAAGCGTATGGGGCCGATGTTGTCCTCACTGAAGGTGACAAAAAGATGCCAGGAGCCATTGAAAAAGCGCATGAGCTTACAAAAGAAATCGAAAACAGCTACATGCCGATGCAATTTGAAAATGATGCCAACCCTGATGCCCACCGCGCAACAACCGCCGTTGAAATTAAAGAGTCCCTAGATTCAATCGGAAAACCGTTAGGCGCTTTCGTAGCTGCATCTGGAACGGGTGGAACGATTACCGGAACTGGTGAAGAATTACGAAAGTTCTATCCAGAGGCAACGGTACATGTTGTTGAACCAGCGGGCTCACCTGTACTTTCAGGAGGAAAACCTGGTCCACATAAACTAGTAGGAACGAGCCCAGGATTCGTGCCACCAATCCTCAATGAAGAAGTTTACAATGAGATCCTTAAGATTGAGGATGATGATGCATACAGGGCGGCGCGGGACCTTGCACGCCTAGAAGGCTTATTAGTTGGTCCTTCTTCTGGTGCTGCTGCTTTTGCAGCGATGGAAGTTGCAAAAACGCTAAGCCCTGATCAAGCTGTTGTTGCCATTGCTTGTGACACAGGTGAGCGTTATCTATCAACAGATTTATTTGTGTTTGAGGAATAG
- the pepV gene encoding dipeptidase PepV has product MKSIDWQEEVTKRKGELIADAQQLLRIKSVLDEETKSDHAPFGKGIQEALEYLLTKADHDQFSVKNVDGYAGHIEWGKGEEIVGVLCHIDVVPEGDGWTSPPYAAEIRDGEIVARGALDDKGPTMAAYYALKLIKELDLPLSKRVRMIIGTDEESDWRCVDHYFKHEEMPAVGFAPDADFPIIFAEKGICDFELIQAKANVNSEGKVKLEHFESGRRLNMVPDLAEASISLGDNNGEELIEAFSRFIEGHELEGSSRTEDGRVYLQVKGVSAHGMEPKNGRNAGLYLAQFLAGFSFDEQAATFLTFVKQYFVDDSRGTALGIACYDEEVGDLTINIGRLTYEKETGGKLGVNLRYPAAVNFSDMMTTLTTQIQPHAFQVENVDNSEPHHVEKEDPLVTTLQGVYERQTGEKAELIAIGGGTYARALKRGVAFGPLFPGRADAAHQKDESIAIEDLLQATALYAEAIYELAK; this is encoded by the coding sequence ATGAAATCAATTGATTGGCAAGAAGAAGTTACGAAACGTAAAGGTGAATTGATTGCTGATGCACAGCAATTGCTTCGCATCAAGAGTGTTTTAGACGAAGAGACGAAATCAGATCATGCGCCGTTTGGAAAAGGCATTCAAGAAGCATTAGAATATTTATTAACAAAAGCAGATCATGATCAGTTTTCAGTTAAAAATGTAGATGGATATGCGGGCCATATCGAATGGGGAAAAGGGGAAGAGATTGTCGGTGTCCTCTGTCATATCGATGTTGTACCAGAAGGTGATGGCTGGACGAGTCCGCCATATGCAGCTGAGATTCGTGATGGTGAGATTGTCGCTCGTGGTGCACTTGACGATAAAGGGCCGACAATGGCAGCCTATTACGCGCTCAAACTCATTAAAGAGCTCGACCTTCCGTTATCCAAACGAGTCCGTATGATCATTGGTACCGATGAAGAAAGTGATTGGCGCTGTGTGGATCATTATTTTAAACATGAAGAGATGCCTGCCGTAGGTTTTGCCCCTGATGCAGATTTTCCAATTATTTTTGCGGAAAAGGGAATTTGTGATTTCGAGCTTATTCAGGCGAAAGCAAACGTAAATAGCGAAGGAAAGGTGAAGCTTGAGCACTTTGAATCAGGGCGACGTTTAAATATGGTGCCTGACTTGGCGGAAGCATCGATTTCGTTAGGAGATAACAACGGAGAGGAGCTTATTGAGGCATTTTCACGCTTTATTGAGGGTCACGAGCTTGAAGGTTCAAGTCGAACTGAGGATGGACGTGTGTATTTGCAAGTGAAAGGGGTATCTGCGCATGGGATGGAGCCAAAGAATGGCCGTAATGCTGGCCTTTATTTAGCACAGTTTTTAGCTGGCTTTTCGTTTGACGAGCAAGCAGCCACTTTTCTAACCTTCGTGAAGCAGTACTTTGTCGATGATTCTCGTGGTACAGCGTTGGGGATTGCTTGTTATGATGAAGAGGTCGGTGATTTGACGATTAATATTGGACGGCTAACCTATGAAAAAGAAACCGGTGGGAAGCTTGGTGTTAACCTTCGTTATCCAGCAGCAGTGAACTTTAGTGATATGATGACAACGTTAACAACACAAATTCAGCCACATGCCTTTCAGGTAGAGAACGTCGATAACTCGGAGCCACATCATGTCGAGAAAGAGGACCCACTCGTGACAACATTACAAGGCGTCTATGAGCGTCAGACAGGTGAAAAAGCAGAGTTGATTGCGATCGGTGGTGGTACTTATGCACGCGCCTTAAAAAGAGGTGTAGCGTTTGGTCCTTTATTCCCTGGAAGAGCAGATGCAGCCCACCAGAAGGATGAGTCAATTGCCATAGAAGATTTACTACAAGCAACTGCTCTCTATGCTGAAGCAATCTATGAATTAGCGAAATAA
- a CDS encoding DeoR family transcriptional regulator, which translates to MSTSTDRMLTRIKSIYLYIKQRGTVTTNELVEEFGITQRTVQRDLNVLEYNGLVRSPSRGKWTTTDKKTKVS; encoded by the coding sequence TTGAGTACTTCAACTGATCGTATGCTGACTCGTATTAAATCAATTTACCTCTACATTAAACAAAGGGGGACCGTCACAACGAATGAATTAGTTGAAGAGTTCGGCATTACCCAAAGAACTGTGCAACGAGACCTTAACGTCTTAGAGTATAATGGCTTGGTACGAAGTCCAAGTCGTGGGAAATGGACCACAACTGACAAAAAAACGAAAGTATCCTAA
- a CDS encoding pseudouridine synthase, giving the protein MRVDKLLANMGYGTRKEVKKLLKGGGVHLDGQPIKDGKVQVNTDEQEVTVHGEIVEYKPYVYLMMNKPKGVISATEDIEHHTVVDLLELEDAVYNPFPVGRLDKDTVGFVLLTNDGKLSHELLSPKKHVPKTYVAKVRGTVTADDVSQFKEGVELDDGYITKPAELIIHEAGEYSQIELTISEGKFHQVKRMFEAVGKKVVELKRISIGPLALDESLEEGEYRELTDEEVDLLQAGRGE; this is encoded by the coding sequence ATGCGAGTTGATAAGTTGTTAGCGAATATGGGTTATGGAACACGAAAAGAAGTTAAAAAGTTATTAAAAGGAGGTGGCGTTCACCTCGATGGACAACCAATAAAGGATGGTAAGGTTCAGGTCAATACTGATGAACAGGAAGTCACTGTTCATGGTGAAATTGTTGAATATAAGCCATACGTTTATTTGATGATGAATAAACCAAAAGGGGTCATTTCAGCAACTGAAGATATTGAGCATCACACTGTCGTCGATTTATTAGAGCTTGAGGACGCTGTTTATAATCCGTTTCCAGTAGGTCGGCTGGATAAAGATACTGTCGGTTTTGTGTTGTTAACCAATGATGGTAAACTCTCTCATGAATTGCTATCACCTAAGAAACATGTACCAAAAACATATGTGGCAAAAGTGAGAGGGACAGTGACTGCAGATGATGTGAGTCAATTTAAAGAAGGTGTCGAGCTAGATGATGGATACATAACGAAGCCTGCTGAACTGATCATTCATGAAGCAGGGGAGTATTCTCAGATCGAATTGACCATATCTGAAGGAAAGTTTCATCAAGTGAAGAGGATGTTTGAAGCTGTTGGTAAAAAGGTAGTGGAGTTAAAACGAATCAGCATTGGACCACTTGCTCTTGATGAAAGCTTAGAAGAAGGCGAGTACCGTGAATTGACGGACGAGGAGGTTGACCTCTTGCAAGCAGGTCGAGGTGAGTGA
- a CDS encoding NAD(P)-binding domain-containing protein, with product MKLFIGFGELAKALISLTSSNEKIYVFSRSTEKIVEAQKQDQRIVQVTEDQLHQVSHAFITLPSTAYEPFFTSYGHLFTDDTVFYHCATALMVEDIEAFISHGSVVPFKCVGQAAQIRRDQKVVFVTPKKHLSEVSHLKDWFGEKVSIVAGSEQQVLAANKEATRAAVEMAVDLKEKLRQQGLPDEIIQQSLEVTTRGVIQAFSDGKLGGFGKTVIKEIEDQRK from the coding sequence TTGAAGTTATTTATAGGATTTGGTGAGTTGGCGAAAGCGTTAATTTCACTAACTAGCAGTAATGAGAAGATTTACGTGTTTTCTCGTTCGACTGAAAAGATCGTAGAAGCACAGAAGCAAGATCAGCGGATCGTCCAAGTAACGGAAGACCAGCTTCATCAGGTGAGTCATGCTTTTATTACGCTACCGAGTACAGCCTACGAACCGTTTTTTACGTCATATGGTCATTTGTTCACGGACGATACCGTCTTTTACCACTGTGCGACGGCATTAATGGTAGAAGACATTGAAGCCTTCATCTCGCATGGGAGCGTTGTCCCATTTAAATGTGTAGGGCAGGCCGCGCAAATACGTCGTGATCAAAAAGTTGTGTTTGTTACTCCAAAAAAGCATTTATCTGAGGTCTCTCACTTGAAGGACTGGTTTGGTGAAAAGGTTTCGATCGTCGCTGGTAGCGAACAACAAGTGCTCGCTGCGAATAAAGAAGCGACAAGAGCGGCGGTTGAAATGGCGGTCGACTTAAAGGAGAAGCTAAGACAACAAGGTCTTCCTGATGAAATCATTCAGCAATCACTCGAGGTCACGACAAGAGGTGTGATTCAAGCGTTTTCTGATGGGAAATTAGGTGGATTTGGCAAGACAGTTATAAAAGAAATTGAAGACCAAAGAAAGTAG
- the rodA gene encoding rod shape-determining protein RodA produces MQERKSNIQQIDYTLLFLLFLLMCISLLAIYSGSGAQYFVDDPTYFVKRQVIWFIIGIFFMITAMLLDYDLFRNFSIPLYVIGMILLLLVEFFGVVQNGSQRWIGHPNLFLFQPSEFMKIFLVIALAHLVYRMTKEKREISFKSDCILVGKVLAVGLPPFLLILKQPDLGTALVVASVMATMILMSGVTFRMLSLLASSVVVGIISLVWLHNNHFSLFSQIIKTHQMERIYGWLNPTEHAGSYGYQLVQALQGIGAGQLYGSGFTQGIQSQSGRVPELHTDFVFTVIGEEFGFLGATVLIVVYFLMFYRMIIIAFNCNNLFGTYLVAGVIGLLVFQIFQNIAMTIGLMPITGLALPFISYGGSALLTNMIAIGIVLNVNMRTRHYMFKAEET; encoded by the coding sequence ATGCAAGAAAGAAAATCGAATATTCAACAAATTGACTATACATTGTTATTCTTATTGTTTTTATTGATGTGTATAAGTTTGCTGGCCATTTATAGTGGGTCAGGTGCGCAATATTTTGTTGATGACCCTACTTATTTTGTCAAGAGACAAGTAATTTGGTTTATCATTGGAATTTTCTTTATGATCACAGCAATGCTGCTTGATTATGATTTATTCCGAAATTTCTCGATCCCTTTATATGTGATCGGTATGATCTTACTTTTACTTGTGGAGTTTTTTGGGGTTGTCCAGAATGGGTCACAGCGTTGGATTGGTCACCCTAATTTATTTTTATTTCAACCATCAGAGTTTATGAAGATTTTTCTCGTCATTGCCTTGGCTCATCTTGTCTACCGGATGACGAAGGAGAAACGTGAAATTAGCTTTAAATCTGATTGTATTCTTGTTGGGAAGGTATTAGCAGTAGGGTTACCGCCATTTCTGCTCATTTTAAAACAGCCAGACTTAGGGACGGCGCTTGTTGTTGCAAGTGTGATGGCAACGATGATCTTAATGTCTGGTGTAACTTTTCGAATGCTATCGTTACTTGCTTCATCGGTTGTCGTTGGGATTATCTCGCTCGTTTGGCTTCATAACAACCATTTCTCTTTGTTTAGTCAAATTATTAAAACCCACCAGATGGAACGAATTTACGGTTGGTTAAACCCAACAGAACATGCCGGTAGTTACGGTTATCAACTCGTTCAAGCTCTGCAAGGGATTGGGGCAGGACAGTTGTATGGAAGTGGTTTTACCCAAGGTATTCAGTCGCAAAGTGGTCGTGTACCAGAGTTGCATACCGATTTTGTATTCACTGTGATTGGGGAAGAGTTTGGCTTTCTTGGTGCAACGGTGTTAATTGTTGTTTATTTCTTAATGTTTTACCGGATGATTATTATTGCATTTAATTGTAATAATTTATTTGGGACGTATCTTGTTGCTGGTGTGATAGGTTTACTTGTCTTTCAAATTTTCCAAAACATCGCGATGACGATTGGGTTAATGCCAATTACCGGTCTGGCATTACCGTTTATCAGTTACGGGGGGAGTGCGCTGTTGACCAATATGATTGCGATCGGCATTGTCCTCAACGTCAATATGCGAACGAGGCATTACATGTTTAAGGCTGAAGAAACATAA
- the ftsW gene encoding putative lipid II flippase FtsW, with the protein MKYSFTRDNDWLLIITTLLLCIFGLVMVYSASYVWAFDHGNSFSHFFLRQLMWFVLTLLIFFVVMHFPYKYYRKFSVAIIFVSIIALLLVHVPGLGAEVYGAKRWIRIGPLTIQPSEFVKVGIIIYLAHVYSKKQSYINDFVKGVMPPLVIVGIVFSLIMLQPDLGTATSILLVTGLLVFFSGAKMRHLIGLGTVGGTIFIILATSQEYRLQRLTSFLDPFAYASETGYQLVQSYIAIAHGGLTGAGLGQSIQKLLYLPEPHTDFILAIIAEELGIFGVGFVFLCFSIIFFRGVMIGTRCKSVFGSLLAFGIVFQVGVQVIFNVGAVTGLLPITGIPLPFLSYGGSSLMVSLLSIAILANISKYNIRQRHAANEEQTVSA; encoded by the coding sequence ATGAAATATTCATTTACGAGAGATAATGATTGGCTACTGATCATTACTACTCTGCTATTATGTATTTTTGGATTAGTGATGGTTTATAGTGCCAGCTACGTGTGGGCGTTTGACCACGGAAATAGTTTTAGTCACTTTTTTTTGCGGCAATTGATGTGGTTTGTCCTCACCTTACTCATCTTCTTTGTCGTGATGCATTTTCCTTATAAATATTACCGCAAGTTCTCTGTTGCGATTATCTTCGTTTCCATTATTGCGCTCCTGCTTGTTCATGTGCCGGGCTTAGGGGCTGAAGTCTATGGTGCGAAGCGGTGGATTCGAATTGGCCCGCTAACGATTCAACCGTCTGAATTTGTGAAAGTGGGTATAATTATCTACTTGGCCCATGTCTATTCAAAAAAACAGTCATATATTAATGATTTTGTAAAAGGTGTTATGCCACCGCTTGTGATCGTTGGTATTGTCTTTTCACTGATTATGCTACAACCTGATTTAGGAACCGCAACATCTATTCTACTTGTGACAGGGTTACTGGTGTTCTTTTCAGGAGCAAAAATGCGCCATCTAATTGGACTTGGCACTGTCGGTGGGACGATCTTTATCATATTAGCGACTTCACAAGAATACCGCCTACAACGGTTAACATCCTTTCTTGATCCATTTGCCTATGCTAGTGAAACTGGGTATCAGCTTGTGCAATCGTATATTGCTATTGCACATGGAGGCTTAACCGGTGCGGGACTAGGGCAAAGCATACAAAAGCTATTGTACTTACCTGAGCCTCATACAGACTTCATCTTAGCAATCATTGCTGAAGAGCTTGGCATTTTTGGTGTTGGATTTGTGTTTCTGTGCTTCTCAATCATCTTTTTTAGAGGTGTCATGATTGGGACACGCTGTAAAAGTGTATTTGGAAGCTTATTAGCCTTTGGTATTGTTTTTCAGGTTGGGGTGCAAGTGATTTTTAATGTTGGTGCGGTGACAGGATTGTTGCCAATTACCGGGATTCCGTTGCCTTTCTTAAGTTACGGTGGCTCGTCGCTTATGGTATCATTGCTATCAATTGCGATACTCGCCAACATTTCAAAGTATAATATTAGACAGCGACATGCTGCTAACGAAGAGCAGACAGTCTCTGCTTAG
- the htpX gene encoding protease HtpX, which produces MGKRILLFIGVNLLILTTIMIVMSIFGVSTGTNIATGEIYLGELLVFSAIVGFSGAFISLALSRIIAKKMMNVRVLNPDKDNLNYEESELIEMVHRLSRNAGLMHMPEVGIYESNEVNAFATGPSKKRSLVAVSRGLLNQMDKDAVEGVVAHEVAHVANGDMVTMTLVQGVINTFVVFFARIAAFIAARFAREEIAHIVHFVAIIFFQIVFSILGSILVMAYSRYREYHADRGGADLAGKDKMVHALRSLQQTTHMIKEDDTAFQSMKISNKSKAALLFSSHPPLEDRIERLQQS; this is translated from the coding sequence ATGGGAAAACGAATCTTGTTATTTATCGGCGTTAACTTATTGATCTTAACAACCATTATGATTGTTATGTCAATTTTCGGTGTGTCTACAGGCACAAATATAGCGACTGGGGAAATTTATTTAGGCGAATTGCTAGTTTTCTCAGCAATTGTCGGCTTTAGTGGTGCGTTTATTTCTTTAGCCCTTTCACGAATCATCGCGAAAAAAATGATGAATGTTCGTGTCCTTAATCCAGATAAGGATAACCTCAATTACGAAGAAAGTGAACTCATTGAGATGGTTCACCGTTTATCACGCAACGCTGGACTCATGCACATGCCAGAAGTTGGGATCTATGAATCAAATGAGGTCAATGCCTTTGCAACAGGTCCAAGTAAAAAGCGTTCACTTGTTGCCGTCTCACGTGGCCTATTAAATCAAATGGATAAAGATGCCGTTGAAGGTGTTGTAGCCCATGAGGTTGCTCACGTTGCCAATGGCGATATGGTTACAATGACACTTGTTCAAGGTGTAATCAATACATTTGTTGTCTTCTTTGCGAGAATCGCAGCATTTATCGCTGCACGCTTTGCTCGTGAGGAGATTGCGCATATCGTTCATTTTGTCGCAATCATCTTTTTCCAAATCGTCTTTTCAATTCTCGGAAGTATTCTTGTGATGGCGTATTCGCGCTATCGCGAGTACCACGCTGATCGTGGCGGAGCTGATTTAGCTGGAAAAGACAAGATGGTTCACGCCCTACGATCTTTACAACAAACAACACACATGATAAAAGAAGATGATACGGCTTTCCAATCGATGAAAATTAGTAACAAAAGTAAAGCAGCACTTCTATTTTCATCTCACCCACCGTTAGAAGACCGTATTGAACGCCTACAACAATCATAA
- a CDS encoding ArsR/SmtB family transcription factor encodes MSKNDTCEIFSYDETKVKQIQELFLSEDLAQVAKFFKALADEKRTKIAYALTKEEELCVCDLATIIGASVATTSHHLRTMHKLGIVKYRKKGKLAFYSLDDDHVKQLLLITLAHQKEAHVNV; translated from the coding sequence ATGAGTAAAAACGATACATGTGAGATTTTTTCTTATGATGAAACGAAAGTAAAACAAATTCAAGAACTTTTTCTAAGCGAAGACCTAGCACAAGTTGCAAAATTTTTTAAAGCACTTGCTGACGAAAAACGCACAAAAATCGCTTATGCTCTCACGAAAGAAGAAGAACTATGTGTTTGCGATCTCGCGACGATTATCGGTGCAAGTGTGGCTACTACTTCACATCACCTTCGCACGATGCATAAGCTAGGGATCGTCAAATACCGTAAAAAAGGGAAACTAGCCTTTTATTCGTTAGATGATGATCATGTCAAACAGCTTCTGTTGATTACACTAGCTCATCAGAAGGAGGCACATGTCAATGTCTGA